One Lucilia cuprina isolate Lc7/37 chromosome 4, ASM2204524v1, whole genome shotgun sequence DNA segment encodes these proteins:
- the LOC111675665 gene encoding lateral signaling target protein 2 homolog gives METLLKWLNKPKADDKSLLARFFHADRALAAVASELDSFDGRAEPDRCSRLVSRLRQGQDKVLAITNLIIEELLGDERDQRAFRAKFPEEVLQENLAGQLWFGAECLAAGSSIMNREQESKEMRPLAEAVTRSLNNVRYLLRDQCLRNNVPNSERLNLDKNDAATEQLYESLKRFDRLFAEFEWRYVSAMVQVKSKEEYEMQEMICVLCSETLQRALKLGLLEQDKVDAFDPALMFSIPRLAIVSGLVIYPNGPLNMDMPAEQLSEMFRPFRAILLKVRDYLRNLNETELYYLERLLCTNEEISLKDTLNSKDTGSVSADNNNTKSSKYSENSPQENVENAGSLKTNTTTSKLQHKSSSTSMSSTSCKTFKTKPTRRADSPSPAPSTTSSSSSDECSTYNTPVSSTPSSPRSSHSLVSTTSAGNESNGTTSPDSWIDDDEDDDEDGERDKDNFLSAHHDDDDHYADDDDSDINGDDESHDKSENDSNVEDDDEEETNHFNLDNVVEGIMNLESMVDQIINLEMASADCATGYLISNTTLGNLLQPQEVPLTDNFIVSDSDLPTNEDCNDNMDVELPSTSAKALNTTSRQEQQKIEKENHVNNNSATSNTTSSLRLQDSEEISISQQSSINNPSSTATTTSSSCTRRRRYSIDPQQQQTVSQNQTQQVCTKDHTRSHRHHHRHHHHHHHHNHHIHSTNNRSSSSQQHNQSHHRHRVHHVHAHGHGHHHRRPHRHGGDKQYTNGCDECVGNAGGNSATKEDSTMENSKATSSIGVLDIETPSSSSSLLEDNKSTVRASGRTKFKNKENLLHRLFVCIAGVADQLQTNFAFDLRQILRSVFLMNMSPAQEELDIPEKPKDNELFEFRASENDVIQESAGSSQSIYSAEEVNPEGDNQSNSSNSSNGSSNSNTSSSSNEGNRAYRHSTGTAITSNTITNEETAAAVANQRQQIERSRSLDNQACPTTINSQQRQQQLRQQQHNHIFRNRYNSTGSNSPSISSSENSSPVCERSTNTTNRRVSESNANMTQQQQQQQQQLNSPSPVHLSPPAWIPDQKAPRCMSCNTPFTAFRRRHHCRNCGGVFCGVCSNNSTPLPKYGLTKAVRVCRSCYVHELSSNAITTTTTSALNHQQNHHHHNNHHSQLVSQTTTTNNTNNEPRLRRPVTTTRAID, from the exons AATCCCTATTGGCTCGGTTTTTTCATGCAGATCGTGCTCTAGCTGCGGTAGCTAGTGAATTAGATAGTTTCGATGGTAGAGCCGAGCCCGATAGATGTTCACGTTTGGTATCTAGATTAAGGCAGGGACAG GATAAAGTTTTAGCTATAACCAATTTAATTATCGAAGAATTATTGGGCGATGAACGTGATCAACGTGCATTTCGTGCCAAATTTCCCGAAGAAGTTTTGCAAGAAAATTTAGCCGGCCAATTGTGGTTTGGTGCTGAATGTCTTGCCGCTGGTTCATCCATTATGAATCGTGAGCAAGAGAGTAAAGAAATGCGTCCCTTAGCCGAAGCTGTAACACGTAGTCTAAATAATGTACGCTATTTGCTACGCGATCAGTGTTTACGTAATAATGTACCGAATAGCGAGCGTTTGAATTTGGATAAAAATGATGCTGCCACCGAGCAATTGTATGAGAGTTTAAAACGTTTCGATCGTTTATTTGCCGAATTCGAATGGCGTTATGTCAGCGCCATGGTTCAGGTGAAATCGAAAGAAGAATATGAAATGCAAGAAATGATATGTGTTCTCTGCTCGGAGACTTTACAAAGAGCTTTAAAGCTGGGTCTTTTAGAGCAGGATAAAGTTGATGCATTTGATCCGGCGTTAATGTTTTCCATACCCAGATTGGCCATAGTTTCGGGTCTAGTTATATATCCCAATGGTCCGCTTAACATGGATATGCCAGCCGAACAGTTGTCCGAAATGTTTCGGCCTTTTAGAGCTATCTTGCTAAAAGTTCGTGATTATTTGAGAAATCTCAATGAAACAGAATTGTATTATTTGGAACGTTTATTGTGtacaaatgaagaaataagttTAAAG GACACTTTAAACTCAAAAGACACTGGCTCTGTATCTGCCGACAATAATAATACCAAAAGTAGCAAATATAGTGAAAATTCTCCCCAAGAAAATGTCGAGAATGCAGGTTCACTCAAAACCAACACTACTACCTCTAAATTGCAACACAAGTCATCGTCTACATCGATGTCGTCAACATCGTGCAAAACATTTAAGACAAAACCCACGAGAAGAGCTGACAGCCCTTCGCCAGCACCGTCCACAACTAGTAGTTCATCGTCAGATGAATGTTCCACCTATAATACACCAGTGTCATCAACACCCTCTTCGCCTAGATCTTCACATTCATTGGTTTCAACAACATCTGCGGGTAATGAAAGTAATGGCACCACCTCTCCCGACAGCTGGAtcgatgatgatgaagatgatgatgaggatGGGGAAAGAGACAAAGATAATTTTTTGTCAGCTCATCATGATGACGATGATCATTATGCCGATGATGATGATTCTGATATTAACGGTGACGATGAGAGCCATGATAAAAGTGAAAACGATTCCAATGTTGAGGACGATGATGAAGAAGaaacaaatcattttaatttgGATAACGTGGTAGAAGGTATTATGAATCTTGAAAGTATGGTAGATCAGATTATTAATCTGGAAATGGCTTCGGCTGATTGTGCCACGGGTTATTTAATTTCCAATACTACATTGGGTAATTTATTACAACCGCAGGAAGTGCCTTTAACCGATAATTTTATAGTCAGTGATTCCGATTTGCCTACAAATGAGGATTGTAATGATAATATGGATGTGGAACTGCCCAGCACTAGCGCTAAGGCCTTAAACACCACCAGCCGACAGGAGCAACAAAagatagaaaaagaaaatcacGTTAATAATAATTCTGCCACGTCTAACACCACTTCTAGTTTACGCCTACAAGACTCTGAAGAAATTTCTATATCTCAGCAAAGTTCCATTAATAATCCTTCCTctactgcaacaacaacatcgtcTTCTTGTACTCGAAGAAGACGTTACAGCATCGATCCGCAACAACAACAGACCGTTAGTCAAAATCAGACTCAACAAGTCTGTACAAAAGATCATACACGAtctcatcgtcatcatcatagacatcatcatcaccatcatcatcacaaTCATCATATACATTCAACAAATAATCGGAGCAGTTCAAGCCAGCAGCACAACCAAAGTCATCATAGACATCGTGTTCATCATGTCCACGCTCATGGCCACggtcatcatcatcgtcgtcctCATCGTCATGGTGGCGATAAGCAATATACAAACGGTTGCGACGAATGTGTTGGTAATGCCGGTGGCAATAGTGCAACAAAAGAAGATTCTACTATGGAAAATAGTAAAGCAACGTCTTCAATTGGTGTTTTGGACATAGAAACTCCCTCTTCGTCGTCATCACTGTTAGAAGACAATAAATCGACGGTTAGAGCATCCGGGAGAACGAAATTTAA AAATAAGGAAAATTTACTTCAtcgtttgtttgtatgtattgcTGGCGTTGCGGATCAATTGCAAACAAACTTTGCTTTTGACTTAAGGCAAATACTGCGTAGTGTTTTCCTTATGAATATGTCACCGGCTCAAGAAGAGTTAGACATACCGGAAAAGCCCAAAGATAatgaattatttgaatttaggGCTTCCGAAAATGATGTGATACAAGAAAGTGCGGGGTCAAGTCAAAGTATTTATTCAGCCGAAGAGGTTAATCCCGAGGGTGACAATCAATCGAACAGTAGTAATAGCAGCAATGGCAGCAGCAACAGTAACACCAGTAGTAGTAGCAATGAAGGCAATAGAGCCTATCGTCATTCAACGGGTACAGCGATAACTAGTAATACTATAACGAACGAAGAAACGGCTGCAGCAGTAGCTAATCAACGACAACAAATCGAACGTAGTCGTAGTTTAGATAATCAAGCTTGTCCCACAACGATTAATAGTCAACAAAGACAGCAGCAACTACGTCAACAGCAACATAATCATATATTTCGTAACCGTTATAATTCAACAGGCAGTAATTCGCCCTCAATATCATCTTCGGAAAATAGTTCACCCGTTTGTGAACGTTCAACAAATACAACGAATCGTAGAGTATCGGAATCGAATGCTAATATGactcagcagcaacaacaacaacagcaacaattaaATTCTCCTTCTCCGGTACATTTGTCACCACCTGCCTGGATACCCGATCAAAAGGCACCACGTTGTATGTCTTGTAACACTCCATTCACTGCATTTAGACGTCGTCATCACTGCCGTAATTGTGGTGGTGTATTTTGTGGTGTTTGCTCTAACAACTCCACACCTTTACCGAAATATGGTCTCACTAAAGCGGTACGTGTCTGTCGTTCCTGTTATGTCCATGAACTTAGTTCGAATGCCATAACTACGACGACTACATCTGCTCTTAATCATCAACAAAACCACCACCACCACAACAATCACCATTCTCAGTTAGTTagtcaaacaacaacaacaaacaacaccaacaacgaACCTCGTTTACGTCGTCCTGTTACCACTACTAGAGCTATTGATTAG
- the LOC111675682 gene encoding cilia- and flagella-associated protein 58-like: MPPKKTASENGKKDKKDKKKKEPEPEPEPPLQDSLMSVVEKDLDLIKDLNEDFFARANKIIQMLMERGRTFEASKIKQYTDIIFKLHRKYVEEVKENEELKPQVAQADAKLRIALELTANSEEAMQHLKKALSDAWHESDAALTREQEIQEKFQEVLVKCENFENKETKQDENAEFGHLSKYKNIILRERDRINGEVIDLEKRLQLQRYYSESLEYIIHNHVDSINKMGTRVRVMDAEKQSLDTKVRTLINNLEDQKDINNKTLIKLDSTLRELNETHSKLAKKTAEYDRLKLVAEKLKNDNSLHLKQLAKYEDDIVVLHKEQKETEELIRSLRLEDKVKCNTITQLNNKYKKSVQDHSAVSSKLYKINRINNGLNEDIVRYKNQTNSLEKDLLNSAQKFDELRRLKDNIQRERDNLRSDIVKLNNQIADLRHSIMMQSNTIDSLHLDINKLNVKLDEAKINIAKAEKERDEMAQEVETLHEKIEYYQDQIQLKTDQVTDLSEKLQQKQFQLINMKKQLETVHSEKMILQRSLETCTQERDNFRLLQTKTTHQITQLTNEISANQNKINSLNLRIERLNNDKKELQSELKNTENVLASVRKDLKEMKSKNENLLKTISDDELKFMKISQDLDETRKEKNLIGLQMVRRNDEIVLLKEKLSITQTALDQGQTQYNQRIEDIRLLKLEITNLQTERECLSRALKSTANMREEIIRLQRSLNQERVRVRSLTEDAKTPTGVHRWRILKGQDPNKFELLAKVQMLQRRTLKQEIEKTNLQRQLEESHKVSETLKRIVENMPTTKVKQKLVETQRINKRQLKKLKALNAELAIDEIELKARECIIEEFKATLKLTKEQLCGAGDVSTVNTSRPEINDYTSQENYIDCVFSASGDSQKSEANQKDLKDNETNKKPIDK, from the exons atgCCACCAAAAAAAACTGCTTctgaaaatggaaaaaaggataaaaaagataaaaagaaaaaagaaccaGAGCCCGAACCCGAGCCACCATTACAAGATTCTTTAATGTCCGTAGTTGAAAAAGATTTAGACTTAATAAAAGATCTAAATGAGGATTTTTTTGCCAGAGCTAATAAG ATCATACAAATGTTAATGGAAAGAGGACGTACTTTCGAGGcttctaaaataaaacaatatactgACATAATATTCAAATTGCATCGCAAATATGTGGAAGAAGTTAAGGAAAATGAAGAGCTTAAGCCGCAAGTGGCACAAGCGGATGCAAAATTAAGAATAGCCTTGGAATTAACCGCTAATTCCGAAGAAGCCATGCAACACTTAAAAAAGGCTTTAA GTGATGCCTGGCATGAGTCCGATGCTGCTTTAACACGCGAACAggaaatacaagaaaaattccAAGAAGTTCTGGTGAAATGtgaaaatttcgaaaacaaaGAAACTAAACAAGATGAAAATGCCGa ATTTGGCCATTtatcgaaatataaaaatattatattacgcgAGCGTGATCGCATTAATGGCGAAGTAATCGATTTGGAGAAGCGTTTACAATTGCAACGTTATTATTCCGAGAGTTTAGAATATATTATACACAATCATGTGGATAGTATTAATAAAATGGGTACTCGCGTTAGAGTCATGGATGCTGAAAAACAAAGTTTGGATACGAAAGTACGAACATTGATTAATAATTTGGAAGATCAAAAGGATATAAATAATAAGACTTTAATTAAATTGGATTCAACTTTAAGAGAG cttAATGAAACCCACTCCAAATTAGCCAAGAAAACAGCCGAGTATGATCGTTTAAAATTAGTGGCCGAAAAGCTAAAAAACGACAATTCTTTACATCTCAAACAGCTGGCAAAATACGAAGATGATATAGTCGTGTTACACAAAGAACAAAAAGAAACTGAGGAACTTATTAGAAGTTTACGTTTAGAGGATAAAGTCAAATGTAACACGATCACTCAGctcaataataaatataaaaaatcggtACAAGATCATAGTGCAGTTTCTTCGAAACTCTACAAAATTAATCGTATAAATAATGGTTTAAATGAGGATATCGTACGATATAA AAATCAGACTAATTCATTGGAAAAGGATCTTTTAAATTCTGCTCAAAAATTTGATGAACTTCGTCGTTTAAAGGATAATATACAAAGAGAGCGTGATAACTTGCGCAGTGATATTGTCAAATTGAATAATCAAATTGCCGATCTACGTCATAGCATTATGATGCAGAGCAATACTATAGATAGTTTACATTTggatattaataaattaaatgtcaaattgGATGAGGCAAAGATAAATATTGCTAAAGCTGAAAAGGAAAGAGATGAAATGGCTCAGGAAGTAGAGACTTTGCATGAGAAGATAGAGTACTATCAGG atCAAATCCAATTAAAAACCGATCAAGTCACTGATTTAAgtgaaaaactacaacaaaagcaatttcaattaataaacatgaaaaaacaACTGGAGACGGTACATTCGGAAAAAATGATTCTTCAAAGATCTCTAGAAACCTGTACGCAAGAAAGAGATAATTTCCGTTTACTGCAAACT AAAACCACCCATCAAATCACCCAGTTAACTAATGAAATCTCagcaaatcaaaataaaatcaattcgTTAAATCTGCGCATAGAACGCTTGAATAATGACAAAAAAGAACTACAATCCGAATTGAAAAATACCGAAAACGTTTTGGCGAGTGTGCGTAAGGATTTGAAAGAAATGAAATCGAAAAATGAAAATCTTCTAAAAACCATATCGGATGATGaattgaaatttatgaaaatatcacAAGATTTAGATGAAACTAGAAAGGAAAAGAATTTAATAGGACTACAAATGGTGCGAAGAAATGATGAGATTGTTCTGCTCAAAGAGAAACTAAGTATAACACAAACGGCTTTGGATCAAG gacaaacccaatataaccaAAGAATTGAAGATATACGTCTACTTAAACTGGAGATCACCAATTTACAAACTGAACGTGAGTGTTTGTCACGGGCTTTGAAAAGTACGGCTAATATGCGTGAGGAAATCATACGTTTGCAAAGATCTCTTAATCAAGAACGTGTTAGAGTGCGATCTTTAACTGAAGACGCTAAAACTCCTACGGGTGTTCATCGTTGGCGTATTTTGAAAGGTCAAGATCCTAATAAATTTGAATTGTTGGCTAAAGTACAAATGTTGCAAAG GCGCACTTTAAaacaagaaattgaaaaaaccAATCTGCAACGACAATTGGAGGAATCGCATAAAGTTTCGGAAACTTTAAAGAGAATCGTCGAAAACATGCCGACTACAAAGGTTAAACAGAAATTAGTGGAAACACAA CGCATTAATAAACGAcaactcaaaaaacttaaagctCTTAATGCTGAATTGGCCATAGATGAAATTGAGCTCAAGGCCCGAGAATGTATAATAGAAGAATTTAAGGCTACACTGAAATTAACTAAAGAACAATTGTGTGGTGCTGGTGATGTGAGCACAGTTAATACCAGCAGACCGGAAATTAACGATTATACAAGTcaagaaaattatatagattGTGTATTTAGCGCTTCAGGAGATTCGCAAAAAAGTGAAGCCAACCAAAAGGATCTAAAAGATAATGAAACTAATAAAAAGCCCAtcgataaataa